TCTAAATAAAAAGTTCAGTGGTATCCATCAGTTCAAATATTGCTGAAGGAGCGGGAAGAAAAGGAACGAAGGAATTCTGTCATTTTTTAAGTATTGCTTATGGATCAGCCTGTGAAGTAGAAACTCAACTAATTATTTCTAAAAATTTAGAGTTTATTCAAAAAAAATCAGTTTGATGAACTGTTTCAAATGTGTGATGAAATTCAGAAAATGATTTATACTCTCCAAAGAAACTTATCGGATAAGTAAATAAAAGAAGTGAGAGTCATTAAAACTCTCATATCTCTCTTCTCATATCTCAAATCTGTTTCAATTCTGATTATCTTCCAAATATCGAACATATCTGGGTGGTAACTCAAAAGGACGCTCTTCAGGGATTGCCGGAAGTCTGGGAATTTGAATCAGCGGTCTTGACGGTTTTTGATCGGGGTGCCAGGCAAAATTATCCAGCTGCCGATTTACGTTCTGAGGTGATTCGGGCAGATAGGAACCATCTACATTTCTTTCGGCTTTGAAAAAATCAAACTCGCCATCCACAAAATACATGGTGGATGATCCCGATGCGATTAACTCAATCAAGCCGTCCGGCTCTTCATTATCATCACGCTGGTGAAAAATAATTTCGCTTTCGTTATAAACAACAATTCGTTCAACAGCACCATCGTCAAAATAGGAGTGCAGGGTATCTCCGGCCATCTGGTGGAGTCTGCCTGTAACTGAATCTTCCTGAACCGCAATAGGGCGAGGGTAGGAGGATAGAAACCGGATATCATCATTTTCCAGGTGAGCTTCTATAATGGGACCCGTCAGTTGAATATTCCCTTGCCACAATTTGGGATTGGATCTCAGCTCAAACTTCTCCTCGTGATCACGATAGAGTGCGGTGTCTGCTACGGCCGAAAATTTTGTAGACCAGATCCGAACATCTTCAAAGGCATCCATTGTAGATGTGGAATCGGTTTCAAGCAGTTCAATCTTTTTTGCCAGTAGGTGCGTTGTGTCGGCTTCACTGTCGCTCAGCTCCATTAGCCAAGCATCGTCACCTTCCAGTAATCTATATCCTGTAGAATCGGCATAGAGATAATCACCCGTAAAAATGACTTTATCTTCGAAATCTTCGGCATAAACCCGGCCAAACAATTCATAAAGATCCTTTTGCCGATTCATGAAAAGGGAGTCCGATTCCAGATACTGCGTACTATCAGCCAGTTGTACATTTCCTCGAAATGCGGCACTGTCTACATCTTGGTAATAGAGTCCTGATCCGGCCAGAAGAGTACCTCGTTCATCCTCAAATCGTATGGGATCGCTAAAGATAATCAGATCCAGGGCGAGAGCTGCATCCATCGCATTACTGAAAACCGTATTGGTTTCGGACTGAATGATGACGCGGCCTCGAAGTTCACTGTAATCTGTTTGTGTATTGTAGAAAAGGGTGTCTGCCCAAATGATCTCCGTTTCAGTTTCAATCTGAATGTTAAAGGCATGCAGCATATTTTGATCGGTAAACTGATATACGCTGTCTGCATTCATTGACATTTGATCGGTTTCGAGCTCCACACTGCCCAATAACTTTCTTACAGTTTGCCCATCAATTACAGCTCCCTCAGCTCTTTCTGCATCAACAATATTAACGCGGTTTTGTGATTGGGAGATCTCAGGGTTGATTAAGTACAGAAGCCCCCAACCGAGTAGAGAAAATAGATATACCTTATAGTTTTTCATTAATCAACGATCAGTCTTCCGCGAGGTTCATCGATAGTGTAGGAGGAGAGATCAGTTAAGCCATCAAATCCCCGGCCGGATATACTATCTGTGGGTGTAACGATGGTCACAAATCTTGGAGATGTAATTCTATCGGTTTTTTGTGACCAGACCAAGAAATCGGAGTAGAGCTCGCGGTCTGTATTTGTGAGTACACGAACAGAATCGTAAAGTTCAAATTCACTTTTATTTTCCAGGTATATGGCTTTTTTACTCCAGGCTTCTGTTTCTACGGCACCGGTTGTATCGAAGAGCTGAACGTAAACGGGGCCGTCTATGTGAGTTTCAGAACGTTCGTTAGACTGATAACTTATCGCATAGCTCCCTTCAATAGATATTCGGGCCTGTTCCTGTTGCATAAGGGTCATCTGAACGTCCCAGCTTTCAGTGGATGTAATGAGGGAGTCGTTCAGTGTAGAGCGAACCTGTTCACTGTCATATTCCGACAGATCACTGCAAGCACCGGCAAGCAGAAGTGAGACAAGAAATCCGGGGATAATAATGTGAAATTGAATTTTTGGCATAAATTTCATTCTGAAGGATTTCTCTTGTCAGCTTGGTTTAGTGCTCCTCAAACCAGAACTATTAAAATCATGATCCAATAAACAGGCTGAACTAAGTAGTGCTGAAATAGCGATCACCGGCATCACCCAGACCCGGTACAATGAATGCATCTTGATTCAGCTGTTCATCTACCGCAGCAGAAATCATTTTAACCTCCGGATATTTTTTACTGATTCGTTCCAAACCTTCCGGTGCCGCTATTAACGATATAAAGCGGATATTGTTGGCTCCCTGTTTTTTCATGAAACCAATGGCATCATCGGCACTGCCTCCGGTTGCCAGCATGGGATCCACAACCAAAACCAATCCTTTCTTTACCCCTTTAGGAAGATTCGAGTAGTAGTCAACCGGTCGGTGAGTTTCTTCATCCCGATACATGCCCAGATGCCCCACTTTCGCATCCGGAATAAAATCGATAATGGCGTCTACCAGACTCAGTCCGGCACGAAGAATAGGAACGATGATGATTTCTGTATCAATTTCGTATCCCTCAGTTTCAGTAATAGGGGTTTGAATAGTGGATTTACGCAGTGGAAGATCTTTCAGGGCAAAGTAAGCCAGAATCGTTGCTATTCTGCCCATGGCAGCACGAAACTCAGCTGTGCCGGTGGTTTTATCTCTCAGGATTGAGAGATCTCGAGCCACCACCGGATGATCAATTACGGTTACTTTGTCTAAAATCTTCTGACGTTTACTCATCGTCTTCGGTTTCTTCCATTCTGTTAAAGTACTCCTTAGAGGTTGCGTAAACGACCCCGGAAAGAGCAAAGAGCGCAATCAGGTTCGGAAATGTCATCAAGCCGAGAGCAATGTCCCCGATGGCCCAGATGGTTCCAAGAGCTGTAATTGCACCGATAAAGTGAAGGAGGATATAAACTCCTTTGTAGTATATGATTGATTTGTCGCCTGCCAGATACTGAATGGATCGATCGCCGTAGTAACTCCATGCAATGGATGTTGAGAT
This is a stretch of genomic DNA from Rhodohalobacter barkolensis. It encodes these proteins:
- the upp gene encoding uracil phosphoribosyltransferase; this encodes MSKRQKILDKVTVIDHPVVARDLSILRDKTTGTAEFRAAMGRIATILAYFALKDLPLRKSTIQTPITETEGYEIDTEIIIVPILRAGLSLVDAIIDFIPDAKVGHLGMYRDEETHRPVDYYSNLPKGVKKGLVLVVDPMLATGGSADDAIGFMKKQGANNIRFISLIAAPEGLERISKKYPEVKMISAAVDEQLNQDAFIVPGLGDAGDRYFSTT
- a CDS encoding OstA-like protein; protein product: MKNYKVYLFSLLGWGLLYLINPEISQSQNRVNIVDAERAEGAVIDGQTVRKLLGSVELETDQMSMNADSVYQFTDQNMLHAFNIQIETETEIIWADTLFYNTQTDYSELRGRVIIQSETNTVFSNAMDAALALDLIIFSDPIRFEDERGTLLAGSGLYYQDVDSAAFRGNVQLADSTQYLESDSLFMNRQKDLYELFGRVYAEDFEDKVIFTGDYLYADSTGYRLLEGDDAWLMELSDSEADTTHLLAKKIELLETDSTSTMDAFEDVRIWSTKFSAVADTALYRDHEEKFELRSNPKLWQGNIQLTGPIIEAHLENDDIRFLSSYPRPIAVQEDSVTGRLHQMAGDTLHSYFDDGAVERIVVYNESEIIFHQRDDNEEPDGLIELIASGSSTMYFVDGEFDFFKAERNVDGSYLPESPQNVNRQLDNFAWHPDQKPSRPLIQIPRLPAIPEERPFELPPRYVRYLEDNQN
- a CDS encoding four helix bundle protein, which translates into the protein MVSISSNIAEGAGRKGTKEFCHFLSIAYGSACEVETQLIISKNLEFIQKKSV
- the lptC gene encoding LPS export ABC transporter periplasmic protein LptC; amino-acid sequence: MPKIQFHIIIPGFLVSLLLAGACSDLSEYDSEQVRSTLNDSLITSTESWDVQMTLMQQEQARISIEGSYAISYQSNERSETHIDGPVYVQLFDTTGAVETEAWSKKAIYLENKSEFELYDSVRVLTNTDRELYSDFLVWSQKTDRITSPRFVTIVTPTDSISGRGFDGLTDLSSYTIDEPRGRLIVD